One genomic segment of Drosophila melanogaster chromosome 3R includes these proteins:
- the Cad86C gene encoding cadherin 86C, isoform F — translation MASTSSSQPEKNRSHVPLCRLGTEPVSRTGAAEEPSGQRECYYYAPATSPHQHHHHHHQHHHHHRLKQHHRHHHHHHRLQHHHHHHQQQHNHQNQQMQHHWPSRLGPIGPWLGAMTAYRLLTISLLIGILCPHHVQGADPKFDPTTRMRLVLVPADAQVNSVIYRLRATDEEFDYPLTFEFVGDASASTVKVESLPCTKYNSVCQANIVLQRRLEPGRYYDFQVSVKDTKGGMTTQLCSITATNFTTPHDLIFPHKPGIIMIPEDAKRGTELDYVIARKNPLFQKPVYLELWGSPLFAIRQKIVSSETTEGTVFLLGPLDFEKQAMYHLTILANDAYAEPGQDSRNIAGMEIVVIVQDVQDQPPVFTSAPPVTKLPPGILPGDKILQVHAEDGDKGNPREVRYGLVSENNPFTSFFDINETSGEIFLMRPLEDIAFITHVGDPVLLTVIAEEVKVGRDEPPALASTVQLAFFLPDRTNSPPYFENDHYVSRVDENAPHGTALTFVDPYVPRVYDDDTGKNGVFSLTLLNNNGTFEISPNVAERSAGFLIRVRDNSMLDYEQQQSVQFQILAQELGPATNLSALVNVTVYINDVNDNAPVFEQPAYSVELPENMTAGTKVVQVLATDPDSGLGGKVRYTAILGYLNTSLNLDAETGLITVSTNKHGFDREVMPEYHLYVEARDMDGEGNRAQVPLIIKLIDVNDETPIFDKDLYEFILTHDLMGFTTTAVIHAEDKDATAPNNEVRYEIINGNYDNQFVLDKVTGELTVREKIHLRSKKNAKTRRRRQAGSDDEDTDIFILTARAYDLGVPVRFSTTTIRVYPPESRKRSVKFVVPGHNPDKAKTEETLSALSGGKVYIHNIRPLSPDEPGAKDIPAGNPGIKERSVVTATVIYDSSSVVDISEIQQRLSHHNNSYAIMPQDTSSTDTLTPLQTQYKAENKVLFWLLILLATLVALTILILLLCCICSWCPLYGAATKRIVNISRTEDDVHLVHREMANGKQTKSVQVAEWMGRRDAWSAEKPPDTRTKPTRWEFHDGREQLDEDVGRGQDIGEGDRRHIQSAEEQQRRVRIKHNRTAKDDLHLNFHNSRTNLINDRDVYMEDVIENRDLAGDREHITRTRVNRQEYARRKQYDSEVRHIDDDSMRRHEIDRGSDIDFNTAHNSLKSKRELFIKDGNVEILQLMTRDKTRDGLNLDDDNIYVNVPLKPAGNLSHPQLLMVDNTGKEILMRRFIEEQPDGKQIIREHYQIVPGATYIQSMPNEVQQGSTLKGDTFPLGKSGPNSIVYSQLEPEVKVIHTQPVQAGEGVSLDQQMQPAVSNQSLTHELEHSLKQQNALLRQILMEKEKLENAYTQHEVALETQSLPGQSMAIGTQTDCDAGTQTEGFDGVLDPEISLAKPSRRRARSENDESMSEDGYEYVRFNPPNSPEGVYWIKRRRTKKRPRQPRKRIVMVEEVKRKIRTPIKEEEEVQERKKRVPPKKPLRETKTSILRKQLSDESRKDQSRNGESQTGNRHRSESDSHNRDMFMEITDSMDELASPGSHSIRKIQVEKYYKHSDGDFDEDDTEYSIDSDGDEIVIRTNYPSRAQENERYRRQERTYAEPENPVDRKRPARKSSPTDSQPEAMPRLSRRDSSKRGSRKQTSSEPPHNRVSISKYESTVTENGRKLMSTSTEIVGSKRSLTDRSYQSETELAGLEHEERNVPKYMEWYYNKKKSSVSGRTSTESSKSQPSSKKKVGAAEKRVSKTRITAQPKDVEEYDETGGRYKPEPAPRKSPPKGSRLLKEDRALNKQHKPKIETDTNHPLLQHSEHRFERENALEVPAAPTKLPHYMYPETPPHAAAGGKESKSGRESKTSKEAKPKPSPIRENEVKVSNSKIYVEHRGTGHPTQKQLNASTLEDDHDSGIAMNSLLNSLGRRNPIAEKKSVFSIAYDDVSRVKKINSGGESPQYS, via the exons ATGGCTTCCACAAGTAGCAGTCAGCCGGAGAAGAACCGATCACATGTCCCGCTTTGCCGCCTGGGAACAGAGCCTGTCAGTCGCACGGGTGCCGCTGAGGAGCCCAGTGGACAGAGGGAATGCTACTACTACGCTCCAGCTACCTCCCCGCACcaacaccatcaccatcatcaccagcaccaccatcaccatcgccTGAAGCAGCACCAccggcatcatcatcatcatcatcggcttcagcatcatcatcatcatcatcaacagcagcacaaTCATCAGAACCAGCAGATGCAGCACCACTGGCCATCGCGACTGGGTCCAATTGGTCCCTGGTTGGGCGCAATGACCGCCTATCGACTGCTGACAATCAGCCTCCTAATTGGCATTCTGTGTCCACATCACGTCCAGGGAGCGGACCCCAAGTTCGATCCGACCACGCGCATGCGCCTGGTTCTTGTGCCGGCGGACGCACAGGTCAACTCGGTAATCTACAGGTTGCGTGCCACCGACGAGGAGTTCGACTATCCGCTGACCTTCGAGTTCGTGGGCGATGCCAGCGCCTCCACCGTTAAGGTGGAATCGCTACCCTGCACCAAGTACAATTCCGTGTGCCAGGCGAATATCGTTCTCCAGCGACGACTGGAACCGGGCAGATACTATGACTTCCAGGTATCGGTGAAGGACACCAAGGGCGGGATGACCACGCAACTCTGCTCAATTACGGCCACCAATTTCACTACGCCGCACGACCTCATCTTCCCGCACAAGCCCGGCATCATAATGATACCCGAG GATGCTAAACGCGGCACGGAATTGGATTACGTAATTGCCCGCAAGAATCCGCTGTTCCAGAAACCAGTCTACCTCGAGTTATGG GGTTCTCCGCTATTTGCCATAAGACAAAAAATCGTATCTTCCGAGACCACAGAAGGCACCGTTTTCCTCCTGGGACCATTAGATTTTGAGAAGCAAGCCATGTACCATCTAACGATACTAGCCAAT GATGCTTATGCTGAGCCTGGTCAGGATAGTCGCAATATAGCGGGCATGGAGATAGTGGTTATCGTGCAGGATGTTCAGGATCAGCCGCCAGTGTTCACATCTGCTCCCCCAGTGACCAAACTGCCACCGGGAATACTGCCAGGCGATAAG ATATTGCAAGTCCACGCCGAGGATGGCGACAAGGGGAATCCCCGGGAGGTTCGCTACGGCTTGGTATCCGAGAACAATCCGTTCACCTCGTTTTTCGACATCAACGAAACAAGCG GCGAGATCTTCCTGATGCGACCCCTCGAGGACATTGCCTTCATCACGCATGTGGGTGATCCGGTGCTGCTCACCGTAATTGCGGAAGAGGTTAAGGTGGGTCGTGACGAGCCGCCCGCACTGGCCTCCACGGTCCAATTGGCGTTCTTTCTGCCCGATCGCACCAATTCGCCGCCGTACTTCGAGAACGATCA CTATGTCTCGAGGGTGGACGAGAACGCCCCACATGGCACCGCACTGACGTTCGTTGATCCCTACGTGCCGCGGGTCTACGACGATGATACGGGCAAGAACGGCGTCTTCTCGCTGACGCTGCTCAACAACAACGGCACGTTCGAGATCAGCCCCAATGTGGCGGAACGGAGTGCTGGATTCCTGATCCGGGTGCGCGACAACTCCATGCTGGActacgagcagcagcagtcggtGCAGTTTCAAATCCTGGCCCAGGAACTCGGACCGGCGACCAATCTCTCCGCTCTGGTCAACGTTACGGTGTATATCAACGATGTGAACGACAATGCTCCGGTTTTTGAGCAGCCAGCTTATTCCGTAGAGCTTCCCGAGAACATGACGGCGGGCACAAAGGTGGTCCAAGTGCTCGCCACCGATCCGGATTCCGGATTGGGCGGCAAAGTGCGCTATACGGCCATTCTAGGCTATCTGAACACCTCACTGAATCTGGACGCTGAAACGGGACTGATCACAGTGTCCACCAATAAGCATGGCTTCGATCGCGAAGTGATGCCCGAGTACCATCTCTATGTAGAGGCCAGGGACATGGATGGCGAGGGAAATCGGGCTCAGGTGCCATTAATAATCAAACTAATAGATGTCAACGATGAAACGCCCATCTTCGATAAGGATCTTTACGAGTTTATACTCACACACGATCTGATGGGTTTCACCACCACCGCTGTTATCCATGCGGAGGACAAGGACGCCACAGCACCCAATAACGAGGTGCGCTACGAGATCATCAATGGCAACTACGACAATCAGTTTGTTCTGGACAAGGTGACCGGTGAGCTGACCGTTAGGGAGAAGATCCACCTGCGTTCCAAGAAGAATGCCAAGACGAGAAGACGTCGGCAGGCGGGATCGGATGATGAGGATACGGATATATTTATCCTGACAGCCCGGGCTTATGATCTGGGAGTACCGGTGCGGTTCTCTACCACCACGATTCGTGTTTATCCACCGGAGAGCCGGAAGCGCAGTGTCAAGTTTGTGGTGCCAGGACACAATCCGGACAAGGCGAAAACGGAAGAAACCCTGTCGGCCCTCTCGGGCGGCAAGGTGTATATCCACAATATCCGACCCTTGAGTCCCGATGAGCCGGGTGCAAAGGATATACCAGCGGGTAATCCGGGGATCAAGGAGCGAAGTGTAGTTACGGCCACAGTGATCTACGATAGCTCTTCCGTGGTGGACATATCGGAGATCCAGCAACGGTTGTCCCATCACAACAACTCGTATGCCATTATGCCGCAGGACACTTCCAGCACAGAC ACTCTCACTCCCCTGCAGACGCAGTACAAGGCCGAGAACAAGGTGCTCTTCTGGCTGCTCATCCTGCTGGCCACTCTGGTGGCCCTGACCATCCTAATCCTGCTGCTCTGCTGCATCTGCTCCTGGTGTCCACTTTACGGAGCGGCGAC CAAAAGAATAGTTAATATCAGTAGAACTGAAGACGATGTGCATCTAGTGCATAGggaaatggcaaatggaaaacaaacaaaatctgtTCAG GTCGCAGAGTGGATGGGAAGACGCGATGCCTGGTCAGCGGAGAAACCTCCAGATACCCGAACGAAGCCCACCCGCTGGGAGTTCCACGATGGACGTGAACAGCTTGACGAAGACGTAGGAAGGGGACAGGACATCGGCGAAGGCGATCGGCGACACATCCAATCCGCCGAGGAGCAACAGCGACGTGTTCGCATCAA GCATAACCGCACAGCCAAAGACGACCTTCATCTTAATTTCCATAACTCTAGGACTAATCTGATCAACGACCGCGACGTTTACATGGAGGATGTAATTGAGAACCGCGATCTGGCGGGCGACAGGGAGCACATCACCCGGACCCGGGTGAACAGGCAGGAGTACGCCCGGAGGAAGCAGTACGACTCGGAAGTGCGCCACATCGACGATGATTCCATGCGAAGGCACGAGATTGATCGAGGGAGTGACATCGACTTCAATACCGCTCACAATAGTCTCAAAAGCAAAAGGGAGCTGTTCATCAAGGATGGCAACGTGGAGATTCTTCAGCTGATGACCAGAGATAAGACTAGGGATGGGCTTAACCTGGACGATGACAACATCTATGTGAATGTCCCGTTGAAACCGGCGGGGAATCTCTCCCATCCTCAGTTGCTGATGGTCGACAACACCGGCAAGGAGATCCTAATGCGCAGGTTCATCGAGGAGCAACCAGATGGCAAGCAGATCATCAGAGAGCATTATCAGATAGTTCCGGGCGCTACCTATATCCAATCCATGCCCAATGAGGTTCAGCAGGGATCGACCCTAAAAGGAGATACATTCCCGCTGGGAAAATCCGGACCAAATAGCATAGTTTACTCCCAACTGGAGCCGGAGGTGAAGGTCATCCACACACAGCCGGTGCAAGCAGGCGAAGGTGTTTCCCTGGATCAGCAGATGCAGCCAGCAGTCTCCAATCAGTCACTTACCCACGAACTGGAGCACTCACTTAAGCAGCAGAATGCACTACTCCGACAGATTTTGATGGAAAAGGAGAAGTTGGAGAATGCATACACCCAACACGAAGTGGCATTGGAAACGCAGAGTCTTCCCGGCCAGTCGATGGCCATAGGAACTCAGACGGATTGCGATGCTGGCACTCAGACAGAGGGATTCGATGGCGTTTTGGATCCCGAAATCTCACTGGCGAAACCATCTCGCCGAAGAGCCCGCAGCGAAAACGACGAGTCCATGTCGGAGGACGGATACGAGTACGTGCGCTTCAATCCGCCAAATAGTCCCGAAGGAGTCTACTGGATCAAGAGAAGGAGGACGAAAAAACGGCCACGGCAGCCTCGCAAGAGAATCGTGATGGTGGAGGAAGTGAAGCGCAAGATTCGGACTCCCATcaaagaggaggaggaagtTCAGGAAAGGAAGAAACGAGTGCCACCTAAGAAACCTCTAAGGGAGACCAAAACGAGTATCCTGCGCAAGCAGTTGAGTGACGAAAGTCGGAAGGACCAATCCCGCAACGGGGAAAGCCAAACAGGCAACCGCCACAGATCCGAATCGGATTCCCACAACCGCGATATGTTTATGGAGATAACCGACTCCATGGACGAACTGGCCAGTCCGGGATCACACAGCATTCGGAAAATACAGGTAGAGAAGTACTACAAGCACTCCGATGGCGACTTCGATGAGGACGATACGGAGTACTCTATCGATTCGGATGGGGACGAAATTGTGATCAGAACCAATTATCCTAGTCGAGCGCAGGAGAACGAAAGGTACCGAAGGCAAGAAAGGACCTATGCGGAGCCGGAAAACCCAGTAGATCGCAAAAGGCCTGCAAGAAAGTCGTCACCAACGGATTCCCAGCCAGAAGCCATGCCGCGACTATCAAGGCGCGATAGCTCCAAAAGGGGTTCCAGGAAGCAGACATCCTCAGAACCGCCACATAACCGAGTGTCCATCTCGAAGTACGAGTCCACGGTGACAGAGAATGGCAGGAAGCTCATGTCCACCTCAACGGAAATAGTTGGCTCCAAGCGATCCCTAACCGATCGCAGTTACCAGAGTGAGACAGAGTTGGCGGGCCTCGAACACGAAGAACGTAATGTACCAAAGTACATGGAGTGGTATTACAACAAAAAGAAGTCATCCGTTAGTGGACGCACCTCCACCGAGTCATCAAAGTCACAGCCATCCAGCAAAAAGAAGGTTGGAGCTGCGGAGAAGCGGGTTTCGAAAACCAGAATCACAGCACAACCCAAGGACGTGGAGGAATATGATGAGACTGGTGGCCGGTACAAGCCAGAACCAGCACCCAGGAAATCTCCACCAAAAGGCAGTCGATTGCTGAAGGAGGACCGAGCCCTAAACAAGCAGCACAAACCAAAAATCGAGACTGACACGAATCACCCACTGCTCCAGCACTCGGAGCACCGTTTCGAAAGGGAGAACGCCCTGGAGGTCCCAGCTGCGCCCACCAAGCTGCCCCACTACATGTATCCTGAGACTCCGCCACATGCAGCTGCCGGCGGAAAGGAATCCAAGTCCGGCAGAGAGTCCAAGACCAGCAAGGAGGCCAAGCCCAAGCCCTCACCCATACGAGAAAACGAAGTAAAGGTGTCCAACTCAAAGATCTACGTGGAGCATCGCGGAACGGGTCATCCCACACAGAAGCAGCTAAACGCATCCACACTGGAGGATGATCACGATTCCGGAATAGCAATGAACTCACTGCTCAACAGCTTGGGACGTCGCAATCCCATTGCCGAGAAGAAGAGCGTCTTCTCCATCGCCTACGACGATGTCAGCCGGGTGAAGAAGATCAACTCGGGCGGAGAGTCGCCGCAGTACTCGTAG